The following are encoded in a window of Thermotoga sp. genomic DNA:
- a CDS encoding LamG domain-containing protein gives MKRVLFLLALGVMFSVIFAFDPNNDPSLIAYFPFDGNLRDATGHFGEAVKTGRTIGSVGRGQITFVDGVVGQAVKLPGSRGLLLPEDLIKDYDYTISFWVYAEKLTRFTTTFFGAYIDRKLKIHWISFVPFCWNNGTMLWARDEAQNIWYDGILSKNIEPGKWYHVAISVLNGIVRVYINGEQVLTKIQINGQENLTGKLPDVFSLKPGGVFALGANYWDAPFKGMFDELRIYDRALGPDEVRILYNYGR, from the coding sequence ATGAAGAGGGTACTATTTTTGCTTGCACTAGGAGTGATGTTCAGCGTGATTTTCGCTTTTGATCCAAACAACGATCCTTCCCTGATTGCTTACTTTCCATTCGATGGAAACTTGAGGGATGCAACTGGCCACTTTGGAGAGGCAGTCAAAACAGGCAGAACCATAGGAAGTGTTGGTAGAGGACAAATAACATTCGTTGATGGCGTTGTTGGACAGGCTGTAAAACTTCCTGGAAGCAGGGGGCTTCTTCTTCCTGAAGATCTTATTAAAGACTACGATTACACAATTTCCTTCTGGGTTTATGCAGAAAAGCTGACGAGATTCACGACAACATTCTTCGGGGCCTACATCGACAGAAAACTAAAAATTCACTGGATCAGCTTCGTTCCTTTCTGCTGGAACAACGGTACAATGCTCTGGGCAAGGGATGAAGCGCAAAACATATGGTACGATGGTATCCTCAGCAAAAACATTGAACCCGGGAAATGGTACCACGTGGCAATTTCTGTGCTGAACGGGATTGTCAGAGTTTACATCAACGGAGAACAGGTTCTTACAAAGATACAAATAAACGGTCAGGAAAACTTGACGGGCAAACTACCGGATGTGTTCAGCCTGAAACCAGGAGGAGTGTTTGCCCTTGGAGCCAATTACTGGGATGCTCCATTCAAAGGCATGTTCGATGAACTCAGAATCTACGATAGGGCGCTGGGGCCTGATGAGGTGAGGATACTCTATAATTATGGAAGGTAG
- a CDS encoding LamG domain-containing protein, with protein MKKVFLIVFIVWVISLVAGIDLNEGLIAYYPFDGDLKDKTGNFGEAYLVGNRINVPALGNPKFVEGVVGQALVFDGKKGVVLGDDIITDYDYSVSFWLKIEAFTQHTTTFFGCYIDEENYFYWLSFVPYGWNNGTLLWARNDRKDIWFDGIPPFNLEKNKWYHVVITVDKGKARLFINGEEVPLKIQINGQPNPNGLVPDVFSVGPGGVFALGVNFWDPPFKGMIDELRIYDIPLSADVVKNLYHRENKQ; from the coding sequence ATGAAGAAAGTTTTCCTAATAGTTTTCATAGTGTGGGTAATCTCCTTAGTAGCAGGTATAGATTTGAACGAAGGTCTGATAGCATACTATCCATTCGATGGGGACCTGAAAGACAAAACAGGAAACTTCGGAGAGGCATACCTTGTTGGAAACAGAATAAACGTTCCGGCTCTTGGAAACCCGAAATTCGTTGAAGGTGTGGTGGGACAAGCACTGGTTTTTGATGGAAAAAAGGGAGTGGTTCTCGGAGATGATATCATAACTGACTATGATTATTCTGTTTCTTTCTGGCTAAAAATCGAGGCATTTACGCAGCACACAACCACTTTCTTTGGATGCTACATAGACGAAGAAAATTACTTCTACTGGTTAAGTTTTGTACCGTATGGCTGGAACAATGGTACTCTACTGTGGGCCAGAAATGATAGAAAAGACATATGGTTTGACGGAATACCTCCTTTCAATCTGGAAAAGAACAAATGGTACCATGTTGTGATAACTGTAGACAAAGGAAAAGCACGTTTGTTCATCAATGGAGAAGAAGTTCCTCTCAAAATACAAATCAATGGTCAACCTAACCCTAATGGACTGGTACCAGATGTGTTCTCCGTGGGTCCGGGAGGTGTGTTTGCACTGGGTGTGAACTTCTGGGATCCACCTTTCAAGGGGATGATAGATGAATTAAGGATCTACGATATTCCATTGAGTGCGGATGTTGTGAAAAATCTGTATCATCGTGAAAACAAACAATAA
- a CDS encoding arabinan endo-1,5-alpha-L-arabinosidase yields the protein IKVDDIYYVFGTHLQVAKSKDLMHWDQISTSAHDKNPIIPNINEELKEALSWARTRNDIWAPHVVRLSDGKYYMYYCASTFGSPRSAIGIAISDNVEGPYKHYAVIVRSGQVYSVDGPSEDGTPYNSRKHPNALDPAVFYDKEGNLWMVYGSWFGGIYILKLNPKTGLPLPGQGYGKRLAGGNHSSMEGPFVLYSPETNYYYLFLSFGGLDYRGGYNIRVARSKSPDGPYYDPEGKSMENCMGSKTVIANYGAKLVGNFTLSESSTIDFKTFGYVSPGHNSAYYDPETGKYFIFFHTRFPGKGETYQLRVHQLFLNEDGWFVMAPFPYAGETISDLPDKEIVGEYLFINHGKEITSNIKHPVRIHLNQDGTITGAVEGKWERKGHYITLEINEEGSTVTYRGVVLKQWHYSEKRWVTVFTALSNHGVSVWGIRVE from the coding sequence TCATCAAGGTGGACGATATTTACTACGTCTTTGGAACTCATCTTCAGGTTGCAAAATCGAAAGATTTAATGCATTGGGATCAGATAAGTACGAGTGCGCACGATAAAAATCCCATAATACCTAATATAAATGAGGAATTGAAGGAAGCTCTCAGCTGGGCAAGGACAAGAAACGATATCTGGGCACCTCACGTTGTTCGACTTTCCGATGGAAAGTACTACATGTACTACTGCGCCTCTACCTTTGGTTCACCAAGATCTGCCATAGGAATTGCCATCTCCGATAATGTAGAAGGTCCGTATAAACATTATGCAGTGATTGTGAGATCCGGTCAGGTTTATTCTGTGGATGGTCCAAGTGAGGATGGTACACCGTACAATTCTAGGAAGCACCCGAACGCCCTTGATCCTGCTGTTTTTTACGATAAAGAAGGAAATCTGTGGATGGTCTACGGATCATGGTTCGGAGGAATCTACATCCTCAAACTGAATCCTAAAACGGGTCTTCCTCTTCCCGGACAGGGTTACGGAAAAAGACTTGCAGGAGGGAATCACAGTTCTATGGAAGGGCCTTTCGTTCTATATAGTCCAGAGACGAATTATTACTATCTCTTTCTGAGTTTTGGAGGGCTCGATTACAGAGGAGGATACAACATTAGAGTTGCAAGATCTAAAAGCCCAGATGGACCATACTACGACCCTGAGGGAAAGAGCATGGAAAACTGTATGGGGAGCAAGACGGTAATAGCAAATTATGGAGCCAAACTTGTGGGCAATTTCACTCTGAGTGAAAGCAGTACCATTGACTTCAAAACATTCGGATACGTCTCTCCTGGCCACAACTCCGCCTATTATGACCCTGAAACAGGAAAGTACTTCATTTTCTTCCACACAAGGTTTCCTGGAAAAGGAGAAACGTATCAACTCAGAGTTCATCAACTCTTTCTCAATGAAGATGGATGGTTCGTCATGGCTCCTTTCCCCTATGCAGGTGAAACGATCTCTGATTTACCAGACAAGGAGATCGTAGGGGAATACCTATTCATAAATCATGGAAAGGAAATCACCAGTAATATCAAACACCCTGTGAGAATTCATCTGAACCAGGATGGAACGATAACAGGAGCAGTTGAAGGGAAATGGGAAAGGAAGGGACACTACATCACTCTGGAAATCAACGAGGAAGGCTCCACTGTCACGTACAGGGGAGTCGTTTTGAAACAGTGGCATTACTCAGAAAAAAGATGGGTAACAGTTTTCACGGCTCTTTCCAACCATGGAGTTTCCGTGTGGGGAATAAGGGTTGAATGA